The following are encoded in a window of Francisella tularensis subsp. tularensis genomic DNA:
- a CDS encoding adenosine deaminase, with the protein MRDKIFSIPKVVLHDHLDGGLRIDTIIELAAKYNIKLPKHTQLNF; encoded by the coding sequence ATGAGAGATAAGATTTTTTCGATACCAAAAGTTGTTTTGCATGATCATCTTGATGGTGGTTTGCGTATTGATACTATTATAGAACTTGCTGCTAAGTACAATATTAAACTTCCGAAGCATACTCAGCTGAACTTTTAG